A stretch of Vairimorpha necatrix chromosome 2, complete sequence DNA encodes these proteins:
- a CDS encoding endonuclease: MTDADALSRQYDQVEVSDEQKEKDNKRKEVIEKQILGKKQKHIKEKDGKQYWEFSTGEVKEILSLDSREHEITRVHEELNHRGVKGTYYNIKQRWKNTGGCDFVVTRKKLEKVALDLMDIGGENMYVLLGIDYFTRRLWGSNLRCKESSEVIEVLQKWIREDGFPEEYVTDNGKEFVSNRFKEWCSINDIKHRKVGLEAHRSNGRIERCIRTIRETLIKQNDGNISEKIERAIKGYNNTLHTAIKCTPMEAWRDQTAEVIIENDENGKYAGRFKRRHRETFTVGQEVRIARRENLGTRAKTDKGRFTGRGRIVAISENDSYIVRLLDGKIVKKRHYDLKEIRKSCLEDGETTRLEGGCRV; encoded by the exons ATGACAGATGCAGATGCGTTAAGCAGGCAGTATGATCAGGTAGAAGTTTCGGAtgaacaaaaagaaaaggacAACAAGAGAAAAGAAGTGAtcgaaaaacaaattttggGAAAAAAGCAGaaacatattaaagaaaaggacGGTAAACAGTATTGGGAATTTTCCACAGGTGAGGTGAAAGAGATATTGAGCCTAGATAGTAGAGAACATGAAATAACAAGAGTACATGAGGAGTTAAACCATAGAGGTGTCAAAGGCACTTATTATAACATTAAACAAAGATG GAAAAACACAGGAGGATGTGATTTTGTAGTAACTAGAAAGAAATTGGAGAAAGTGGCGTTGGATTTAATGGACATAGGTGGAGAGAATATGTATGTGTTACTGGGTATTGATTACTTTACTAGAAGGTTGTGGGGTTCGAATTTGAGATGTAAAGAGAGTAGTGAAGTTATAGAGGTATTACAAAAGTGGATAAGGGAAGATGGTTTTCCAGAGGAATATGTGACAGACAACGGAAAAGAGTTTGTAAGtaatagatttaaagaATGGTGTAGTattaatgatattaaacATAGGAAAGTGGGCTTAGAAGCTCATAGGAGTAATGGTAGAATCGAGAGATGCATCAGAACTATAAGAGAGACATTGATAAAGCAAAATGATGGGAATATTTCTGAAAAGATAGAAAGAGCAATCAAAGGATATAATAATACACTACATACAGCAATAAAATGTACGCCGATGGAAGCGTGGAGAGATCAAACTGCTGAAgttataattgaaaatgatgaaaatggaaaatatgCTGGTCGGTTCAAGAGAAGACACAGAGAGACATTTACAGTAGGCCAAGAGGTAAGAATCGCTAGGAGAGAAAATTTAGGTACACGTGCGAAAACAGACAAGGGAAGATTCACGGGTCGCGGAAGGATCGTAGCTATAAGTGAAAATGATTCATATATTGTGAGACTACTGGATGgtaaaattgttaaaaagAGGCATTATGATTTGAAAGAGATAAGGAAGAGTTGTTTAGAAGATGGAGAGACTACCCGTCTGGAGGGGGGATGTAGGGTTTAG
- a CDS encoding PABS domain-containing protein — protein sequence MIFAFLFTISCNMMGGYLNSPNDQICSTQFMDQLKRHGISVIRINNYEDTLTVVIKDEKDNGKIFVSNITKKKSKDKVIKNIIVTLHTTPLKTLKKKNFWERNYDHIVNLPFINNTFSKKILQIFAWLYKLYYKKIHVRYYYLVIDQD from the coding sequence atgatatttgcATTCTTATTTACAATAAGTTGTAACATGATGGGAGGATATTTGAATTCTCCCAATGATCAAATATGCTCAACACAATTTATGGATCAATTAAAACGTCATGGAATATCAGTCATTCGTATTAACAACTATGAAGACACATTGACTGTTGTGATTAAGGATGAAAAAGATAATGGCAAAATCTTCGTGTCTAATATAACTAAAAAGAAATCTAAAGATAAAGTtatcaaaaacataatagTAACACTGCATACAACGCCTTTGAAAACacttaaaaagaaaaatttttgggAGAGAAATTATGATCACATAGTAAATCTTCCATTTATCAACAATACGTtctctaaaaaaatattgcaAATATTTGCATGGTTATATAAGCTCTATTACAAAAAGATACATGTAAGATATTATTATCTTGTGATAGATCAAgattaa